Part of the Acropora palmata chromosome 10, jaAcrPala1.3, whole genome shotgun sequence genome, TAACATTCTGTTGTCTTGCTTGTAGAGTTTGTTAAACTTATCCAGACAGACAAgggctttcaaatgaaagaggGTTAAATTAGTGCAGCTGTTTTGGGTGGCACTGTACTGGCCGGAAGAGAATGTAAGTACAATACTATAATTCCAGAAAGCAATTAGAATGTTATGTTATGTCATACTTTGGTTATTAGACCTTAGTTCAGAGATTCTGGATCTTGGAAGGATGGTTACCATTATCCTCAGTTACCTAAATATGCATGCTGCAGAAACTGTTGTATAAGCTATGGTTGTCTTGGCCTCATTATTAATTGCAAGGGGTGAGACttctgctactgctactgctgcgACAGCTACTGTTTATCTTGCTTTTGCTGCTGTTACTACTGTGTATCTGCTACAAAGCACCTGTTTGTAATTCCTTTTCCAATTGCTTTtaggcgttttttttttcctttaggtCAACCTATCAGAAgggttttccattttggtaccATAGGGACCACAGGTCTTGCTACTTGTTTTCCCAAACTGAGACTGTAGTTAACCCTTACCAATTACTACAGACTAAAGGCGTTTGTGAAAGAGCAGACAACCAATTTTAATCATAAGAGAGCAGAGAACCCTTTTAATCAGAAGAGATCAGAGAACCCTTTTGTAAAGGAAGTTCCAACCCCTGTTCATGAAACAGTGAATCCTGAAGGAGCTTGTTAAAATTGTGGGGGAAAGTGGCAATGAGACACACCAGTAGAATATCAACAGAAAGATATGGAGATGGAAGATACAAAAGTACGGCCTTAAGACGAAGTCAAACAgaacaaagagaaacagaaagacaTATTTGttggcaagaaagaaaacctaGCTGTAAGCTCCGAGTTGAGTCCTGTTGCAGCTAACAAAGAGGTAATTGGCTTAGTGGCGACTGAAGGAATTAAAGAGCTAGTGATTTTGTTCGAGCAGACGGCTGGTAAAGCTATTGTTGAAGGCGATATAGAACAGTTGAAGCCAGAAgacaaagacatttttttatataaactggagtgctttataggaaTTTCCACAATTTGCGAAAAACCGTGTCACCACACTTGGAAAActacgataatttttttttcacatctatttagcgccatgaatgatCGAGTGGTAGACGTTCCTGTTATTAAGATGTTTACATAATCAACAAACTAactacatggttgcttggagatacggaatttctcttctcgtgttcaactcgttATCCTTCTCGTTCGCTGCGATCACTTCATATCTCCTCACGCCCAtgtattgttttgtatgtATTCCACACGGTCTTGAAAAATACTAGCCGtaagtttgtaatttttttgggaaattttctTACTTAATAGTGGCTGCGTGGTTTGTCATACAAGACCTCTagtgaaaaagataaaaggctATACTTAAACGTTAGCTTCTATCTCAGAGAACTTATATTTCTTCTTAATTACTAACAGGGAGCTTTTATATCTGCATGGAGGCCTGTGCGGAAATGTCTAGAAGGAGCGTAAGCAACCATGGCGGCGAGGGAGACGAGgacgtcaaaaatttggataTGTCACGatgaaaacaagcaattttgcacgctttgcacgtgcattttttcaatttagtacATTTCGCGGCCGTTTTCTACCAATCAACGATTTGAAATGACCTGCTTTGAGATTGCATGACCGACGTGACTTAACGACttattgttgtgtttttttcttgttatttccaAACCGCTGATACCAATTTCATTCCAGCCTAATTAGAACGTATTTTGCatgtaaaataactttgaataaacAAGGAATGATTTTAGTCAATCTTCCTGCTGCCGTcgacgttttcgtttctttagCTCCCGTTTTCATGATCAGTACGCATTAATGAGCTGTTCCCGTCCGTGGTCCACAGTCCTTGTCAACGATCGATATTTCGTACTGAATGGCTCTGCGGAGGGTAATTAACCAAACAATGACCTTTCACTTTCCTTACGCAGGTCAGTTCGTGGAAAGATTTGACAATTAATCGGAAAATAAGATGCTTGACTatcactttctttgaaaaattatatagaagaaaacaaacaaaaaatcaaaggactGCAGTATTAACCCCGGATGTTTTTGCTTCATATTAATTGATATTGTTTCGTCGTCATTTTAACCACCATGAATGTCagcgtgtattttttttattcctaaaACTTTCGATGGCGAAAACAAACCGTGAAAATCTCTGTGGTGCAAAAGTCTGTGAATTAGTGAGTGTTTCCCATATAGATTTCGCGGATTACCATGTTGTAATGCATGCATCTTCATTAAGGGCTTTGAGATCCAAcatttaatttataattaatgaGTGCGCACTGAGTTGTGTGACGTTTTGTGTCCTTGTCCACAATCAATCATTCATACTTATTGGTTAATATGAAAAGGGAAATACCCCAAACAATGACCTTTCGTCTTTCCTTATATTACGCAGATCAATCCGCTATCTAAGAAAATGGCTAAAACACGTGCGTGGAAGTCGCATAGGCTTGTCAATCCCATTTTACAACTAGTAAGAGCTATTTGGTCCGTTGAAAGATACATATATTTTGTCACGTTTTGTTAGGTTCACAAGAATATGTATATTAGGTTAACACTGGGTGAAAAATGATCGACTTTAACCAAACACGAATGTCGGTCAAATGTATATcaaagaacacattttttgtcagatttttcTATGTTTAGTGGAAGGACAAATGTGACGTTTGTCCGTAGGACAAATAGGATAATGATGCATTTGCACTCAGGATAAATGAGGACAAATGCAGTTCAAATCCAAGACAAATGTTATATTTGTCCTGCTTAAATGAAGACATACACTTgcaaatatgacattgttttgacggaGGAATGTGCCAAACAATATCTTTGTTGGTGTATTTCAACGGGCTCAGCTTTGCATTGCTTTCATATAATCCCGGATTCTTAGATTTAAAGGTATCTGCACAGTTGACGTTGCAACTGGTTACAATAACGTGTAGCTAGGGTTTCAAAAGGTTTTATTtgtcagtgccgtagcaaggggaggggccgagggggcccgtgcccccccagtttttttgctaaaaagtaaaaactgacagacctgtataaaatgttgaaaataaaatattatcaggcaactgtttgggaagttttcaaaaaacgacctgccaatgaagtctacgtttgcctctaaggcaactcagacagttaaataactacgaacttactgtgatgactctgaaaggtgaaacattctGGTTTTTTCattctggtttcaagatacagagatagttggttttctattttgtaattgacgttgcaagtgttatactctcaatgcgcattggtttgctaagacagtgtacgaagtaaatatttcgcgatatgcgtaaatcacaaatagctcttggagaacgctggaaatagcatttccaagtctgtagatttcaaatttttctgggggagcatgcccccagacccccctagtgactcacgcctccagcacttgcgtgcccccccacttttATTGCCCTTGCTACGGCGCTGTTTGTGTGATATATATGTACCAGTCGGATCaagaaagtaaacatttctCCCTCTCAAAAAAACGTATAACAacaatgaatttcatgtaaaatgCATGCAGACAAGCATGAAAACGAATGTAAAGATAATGAGGAGACAGTTTGAACAcatttgacaaaaactttaatttctcAATACTCTACTACGTTGCATACATTAGACTGCTGAAGTATTTTTAGGTGTTTGTATAGTTGTCTCAAGGGGCTATTTATAGTACTACTACTATAGTACCCAATTTAAGGTTTGTTCAGTTATCCAAGAGCCATTCGAGGCATCTCTTTCAacactagttttttttttttgttttgttttgttttttttgcttttgttttttttgttttttattttattttatttgctgttgtaattttctctgactttgttaatgctgttttttttttacgctttACGCTCGCTGCATCAATAAACGAGATACCCGCTCCTactctattttgtgattatttagtttagttatattttataatcgttTCAGTGTGGTGAGAATATGACCTACCACTGAGTATCAAACCCAGCCTACGCGCCTCAATTATGTTGTGGTATTTAAGTGGTTTTTAGTTGCCACCGCAGCCACTCTATGTTAATTGAcgtagacaaggaaaagtttaacaaaaacaaactcaccttttatttccctatttgagaaaattcttcaaaggaaaactgactcccataaaaaaaattcgcgGAACCAAAGGAAGCATTTACAGTATCACGTTGTCATCTCTTCATCTTTATTATGTGCTTCATTATctaatattttatgataagTGCACACTGAGTAGTGCCAGTCCACACAGTCCCTGTGCACATGCAATCCATCATAAATACCTATTCTTTCagaaagggaaatttcccgAAAAATGACCTTTGGTCTTCATTACGCAAATGAATTCTTGGAAAGATATGAGTGGACAACTGCAGAGGTCACTCAGTTTGCTTTGTGCCACGAGTAACTGAAAATCAAAGCCCGCgataattcatttgttttagctGAGAATCTTTGAAGAACAGGTGAGTACTGAGTAACATTCCTATGAACACCGTACACTCGCAATGTTTTGCAAATGGACAAAACCAGTTCCCTTTTCTGAATATCGTGTAACTTCCTGTTACGATCATAATTAGTAATTGTGTTGCGATCACTTTTCACGACTGAAAAGTAAACCAGTGGCATTGTCAATGGAACACCTCCACTGTAAAGTgaacagttaaaaattttgctaaCCCAAAGCACGTTTATGCAACGTTGTCCAGTGAggacgtttgaaaattggcgaATGACATCCAATATAACGAGCTATGTCTGATTATTTAAGTGCTTTCCTGTAAAACAAATCAGTTAGATTGTTTCGAATcgtgatatttttgctcttcGTGTTATTCTTAGTTATAAATATGCCCGTGGGCTCTCGTCGCattattcaaatgttttgtaaCCTTAACCGGTTCTTGTTAGCTTCGAAATGGACGGCTCTGACAGGGCAATTCCCTTAAAGTCTACGTTTGTTTTaatctcgttttgaaactgaattgaTCTACCTTGAAATCTTTACGGCGGATTATTCATTTTCGTCGTGAAGGTGGGTTCATTGTGGTTTATTTCGGCATCAGTGTGTGTCACGCGATATGTTGCGTAACACGAACGTCTAGGAAATAATATGCTATGACGTCAAAACAATTCCTCAGAATTTTGTGCCTAGTGGTGAATCGTGGGGACCATCCATCAAACAAGTTCTTGTTGCCGACCAAACAGAAGaattcattgaattgaataatCCTGTAACTAGGTTGTAACTGTAACTATTTCTTTGCTGTCTAATTttaacagaatttttgaaaaattgatttcaagagaatggaatctttcattgaacaaaataatctGCTTTCTTCATCTCAATATGGTTTTCGTAAGGCACTTTCAGCTCAGCATGCAATTTTGGATATCGTAAGCGCcatacaaacaaacatggacaaaCGCTTATTCTCGTGTGGAGTTTTTATTGACCTAAAGAAGGCATTTGATACTGTAGATCATAAAATCCTACTGCATAAGCTAGATCATTATTAATGGCTTCCGTGGGGTCAtcaataaatggttttcttcttatctGCAAGACCGAacacaaacaactcaaatTGATACGTATATATCTGCTAGAAAAGACACTACTTGTGGTGTACCGCAAGGCTCCGTCTTCGGTCCAGTACTTTTTCTAATTTATATTAATGATATTCAAGAATGTTCTGAAAAGCTTAAGTTTTttctgtttgctgatgacacgaATATTCTATATGCTGACAAAAATCTTAGGTCACTGGAATTAACTGTGAACCAGGAACTCTGCAAACTGTACGATTGGCTAACGGCGAATAAACTGACCCTgaatgttaaaaaacaaacttcgtCATATTCTCTCCTGCTCAAAGAAGACTCACTCACCTACCTAAAATTAAGATATTTGATAACgagcaaaatacaaatgtaGCTTTAGAATGCAAGGagtttttgtaaaatatttaggaATCCTAATTGATAATAACTTGTCTTGGAAACATCATATTGATCATATAGTAATTAAAATCAGCCGAGCCATAGGTTTAATATCTAAACTAAgacattttgttccaaaacaCACACTTATAAATATCTATCGATCTCTTATTGCACCCTACTTAAGCTATGGTTTGATAGTTTGGGGCCAAGCATGTAAATCATATCTTGATAAGCTTCTCAAATTGCAAAAACGAGTTCTcccctttatttatttttctgaccACAATCAGCATgcaattcctctattttccGATGCTGGCATCTTACCGTTGCAATTTTGGTATTATGAACTTGCAGCTAATCTAATGTTTGATATTATAGACGCAGAAATGCACCTAGAAATATTCGAGACCTGTTTGAAGATATTTCTAATATCCATTCCTATAATACCCGATCCTCTGCTTCGAACAACTTTTACACACAAAGCTCTAGGCTCTCTATTCAACTAAACTCATTTTCTAGAATTGGAACAACAATTTGGAACGAAATGCCTCTTACAttaagaaatctttcaaaatataactttaaaaggaaaattaaaagaaaactttttgatATCCTGACTTCTGACGACTCTTACCTTGAtataagaaatattaaaatattcaaaaggtcaagttttcttaaaatttttatattttcgttttttttctctttttttttagatgaaTACGTGTAGCcttaattgtattatttcagATTCAGATCTATtaagaatttttgtaaaataagatATCTAATAGCGTTCTCCTAATGTTGTACTAATTaactcacaaaattaattgtattatttataaatttgtacatttatcaTCTTGATTTTCCTGTAAACTAGTCTACTTACTCTTTTGTAGTTAGGACATGACCCACCTAGATTAGCACCTGCTATTTGTGGGCATGTCCAATGTGTTGACAATATGTGTTACAATTGGTAAAATAAAGACATAAAGACATAAGACATAAGACATAAGACATCATGTGTATCGTGGGTATTAAAGTATAGAGAAAAAGCCTCTGACCATACGATGTTGTATGCCAGTTCCGAGTCGCTCATCCCTCGAAAGAGTGTCCTTCAGTCGACCTTCCAATGTAGCCATCAAGCGAAAACGAAATCCACAAACTGATACTTTTAGAAGATTAATTGATCTAATGTGCTATTTTTCATTAAGCAGAAGCGAGTTTTCGAACTTTGATCAGTCATTATAAAAATTTTACGGAAGAACGTTTATTTGGAGAAAGggaaacttcaaaatatatgattaggaacaccaaacaaaaaaaacaaaacaaaacaaaacaaaacaaaactgaacaaacagcaaaaacaaaacaaacaaacaaagcaaaaaaacagcaGTCATATGAAATGATCAGTAAGCAAACAATGCGTTTGTAAGGGAACAAGGGTTTAGATCTCACAGGAAGAAAGCAACACACCGTTGCACTAAGACAAAGCTCTGTTATCCTTCCCTCAACTTTGGCTATTTTACCTTTCATTTGGATCTGCTTTTAAAGGCCATAGGTTCTCTTCTTTCTAAATCTGTCTGTATATTTGTCGTGATTCATGAAGCCTGACAGCGAGTGGAATGAGAATTAACGCCTTGGATGTAAAAGGCGCACTGGATAAGAATCAGCAACTAATCAGCGCAGTTACGATTGTGTTAACACAGACACAGATGAATGTATTCGGTTGTATTTGGATCTTGTTTCAGTCTTTATTTCTGTCTGCAATTGTTGCGGTGTAGCGCGTGATATATTGAAGGATTAGAAGGAAACATTATTGAAGATTCTTATTGCGATTagtaaaaaggttttctccgttgataatttatcagcgaatgcctaaaaatgtcaaagaaaggaaaaacagcattCCAATGTTGATTTAAAACCAGTCACGGCAACAAGATAGGTATTTACTGCTCAACAAGAGTTGCAttcttcaaacttcaaaattaaacgaaaTAAATTCAACTGAGTAACCTGAAGAGGAAAATGTAGGGATGATTACAAAACATCCTTCGGTGATTAAAAACATCATCAAGCTGCGTCTGACCTTGATATGACATTCGAAATACTTGTTTTCATGAGGagcatttactttattttatacttttttattgacattattAGATGTGGAATGTGAGTAGTTCACTAGTTCACAAATGGTCTGTTAGATTGTTGCTTACACTTGAGAAGTTTATCAGATGTTTCAACCAAACTCTGGAATCCCATCGATACTACAGTGTGATTTTCCATTTCCGTTGTAAGCCTTGGttgatttaagttgtttctcttGTCGAATTATGTAATCTATCACGTGCGAATTCTGAAATTGTTCACGTGGTTTGTTCAGTTAAATCTGTTCGTGTGGTTGATACAATGGACTTGcgctgtttcgttttttttttctttttttcacttagcaaaaataaatatgtgatttgctgtattattttcagatctataaaattaattgtttatacgaTTTACGGGACTCCAAGGTTCTTGGTAGTAACATGTTTACTTTCATCCAACGAAACAATGTTGTTAAGAACCATCAATTAATGccagcttttatttttcctattCCTTAAACGTCCgttggcaaaaaaaacaaccaaacaaacaaacaagaaacaactggcaaaatctatgtgaaacaaaataattaatgccCATGAATCAGTTTCCGTCATGAGATTTCGCGGACTCCAGGGAGTCAGGTAcgatgtttgttatatatgatcgccattatgtgttaagatcattatttaaaacttgttggttttatcaaacgagttgataaaggttgaattaccgccgtgaaaggtttagaaagctgacgtttcgagcgttagcccttcgtcagagcgaatagaggaattgtggggtgtagTAGGTTTGTATGaaagtgtagaggagctttgccactgatggaaatttgtgaataaattatagtggaatgagaggcgttctttaattccgtgtggagagagtgtaccccgttaaaagatgaatttttgttcgaaatttttgcggctttccgtgtttccgtggtgtaagcatagcccgcaaatagtcatctCGTGGTGAGAGTGATTAGTTAGATTGAACTCGCGCGCAACTGGTTTGAACGCatgtgtcgttttttttttctacgtctCATGGGTGTTTGCGAAAGCGGTCCGCcaatcttctccctgtttcaCCTATGTAGATTCTTGCATAGTGTGCAGATTATATATCGAACAGATGACATTGACGGAGAAGCATGTAAagtggtcagtgactttagcGGATCGATTTGGTCCTGAGATCGTAACTGTGTTCGAAATAAAGGGACGAGTTTTGCATCTTGTGCGtttacatgtgaaggttcctggtttgGTTGTCAGGCTTAAATGCGCTCCTAAATGAGAAATTatctaagtttttgtcgcgtttgaatgaaatgagtggtggcagagaaaatatgtgtttagtttcggaagcgttgcggagaattttgaagtttttgagaatgacatttttgattgcaaggttttgcgGATGGTaagcacatttcctcgcatttgttgttcaaGTCGGaatcgtcactgcagaggcgtctcagtctgagaaattgagagaatggaatggcattttttacgtgttgtggatgagaggacgaatgcaacaaatagttatgagaatcagtctttttgtagtgtacgctagtagATAAACcattgtcgttgatagaaagttttaatctcgaggaaagctaatgaatttccAGAAATTTCCCAAGTGTATTTTAGCCCGGGTGAAAGGAGTTGACCGAGGTAATAAATAGGTtgagttcttctctgctggatgaagtagcaccgacgcagtcatcgatgtataAATAGCGTTTataaagatcagcttttggTCGGTCcttggtagttggagaaaaatttgttttcgatgtagcctacgaagaggttggcgtagctaggtcccattttggttcccattgcaacaccgttgatttgtttttgtagtagttgtctccaaatgaaaaacagttgagtgtgagaaccagcTCAGCTAGACCGAGTCACGGTTTCCAagctcggttttttgataggacgttgattaaaaattattcagtTGAGTGgttggaggccttcattctTAGGAATTACAGTGtgaaatgtatatgaaatGCATATTTGTACTGCATATTTGTATTTCATGCACATTTCACGTCATTTCACTacacgggaagatatgaactcaacaaattgacctcgctccaaACGTCtcgcttcacagctcagttggtcgagcatcgcacggGTCATCGCGGAGGCCACgagttcgaatcccgttgaagccctgatattttttagGCTTCTCTCTTCCAGCTGCttaaaagttggaaattttactgcgatgatcactcttcactttgaaTTACAGTATATAAGGATGTTATTTCcgtgataaaaatgattttgttctcgcccgagaaattgaaattacggagaatttcaagtgcgtggttgctgtctttgatacATGAATTTAGTGATTTGACCATGGGTGCCATGACTTTGTCTCTTTGCATTGTCTCGTCGTAGGCTAcatcgaaaacaaacttcaattGATTAGATGAATAAGTAAATAGGCTGGTCTACTTAAACGACCTACATCTCATTAAAACCTCCAAGAACATCTGTCCCAAGAACCGGTTTGACCATCCCTCTTTCACCTCATGAACCTTCGTGACGTGAATATCAAAACCCTCTTCTTGAAACCCCTAGCCTTAAGATCTAGTCTTTCTGCACTTAGCACAGAGCTGCTGgttcaagattttttcgaGATCATTCAGATGTTTCACCTTGAACAAAGTAACAAAGGGTCATCGTCGCAAATGAGTAAAagtcaagaaacaaagagttgATTGATAGGTTTGAAATGTGTAGAAGAAACAGCAATCATGCGTCCAAAAACATCCATGAATCCAATTTGCTGCCATGGCCATtaacagagaaaataaatcTCTCCGTTGCAGAGGAAGCATTGCAAGTAAAAGTAGGTTAAATCAATTGACAACTATTCCTCTAGAACATGTTACTTCGACTGGAAAGCGTATTATTTTTCCGTTTGTTGCAGTAACTCATTACTCATTTGGTAAAAGGAAATGAGTGACAAAGACGGACATGACAGGGTCTACAAAGCCAttcagtatcatgaaaaacatttgaaaattgcaaaagaaatcggtgatcgggccggagaaggacgagcttatggaaatctcggtaatgcttacgactcactgggtgactatcaaaaagccatcgagtatcatgaaaaacatttgaaaattgcaaaagaaatcggtgatcgggccggagaaggaccagcttatggaaatctcggtaatgcttaccagtcactgggtgactatcaaaaagccatcgagtatcatgaaaaacgtttgaaaattgcaaaagaaatcggtgaccGGGCcagagaaggacgagcttatggaaatctcggtaatgcctaCAAGttactgggtgactatcaaaaagccatcgagtatcatgaaaaacgtttgaaaattgcaaaagaaatcggtgaccgggccggagaaggacgagcttatggaaatctcggtaatgcttaccagtcactgggtgactatcaaaaagccatcgagtatcatgaaaaagatttgaaaattgcaaaagaaatcggtgatcgggctggagaaggacgagcttttCACAAGATTGGAATTCGATTCTTTTCTCTTGGACAATTCTAAAATGCGGCAGATAGTTTTTGTTACGCTGTGGAAGCCTTTGATGCTGTAAGATCTTGCTTGAAGTCTAAAGatgattggaaaataaactttcgtgAGCTGTACGAGACGACGAACACTTTCTTATGGAAGTCGTTGCTAGGACTTGAAAAGTTGGAGGAGGCTTTGTTTGCAGCTGAACGGGGAGGAGCGCAGACCTTGACTGATAATTTGCTGACTCAATATAAACTCCCTCCGTCCTTGTTAGCTCCCACAGTTCACCTGAAAGAGACTTTACCTCGCCTCTTCACAGAGCTTTCTTCGCCAACTCTTTTTCTAGCAATTGAAGGACTTACGATCAACATCTGGCTTCTAAGCAGGGGAAAGCAAGTTACCTTTCGGAAAGGGAGGCTGGAGGGTGATAGAAGAGACAAATATCCTGTACGCTCGTTAATGCAATCATGTTTAGAAAAAATAGGAACTGATGTTCGTGTAAGATGTGAAGATCGCACATTTGATGAACTCACCCATGATTGCCCGTTTAGCAGAGAAGTGTGCGAAgtagaaaagaaatcatttcagTCT contains:
- the LOC141894938 gene encoding uncharacterized protein LOC141894938; the encoded protein is MSDKDGHDRVYKAIQYHEKHLKIAKEIGDRAGEGRAYGNLGNAYDSLGDYQKAIEYHEKHLKIAKEIGDRAGEGPAYGNLGNAYQSLGDYQKAIEYHEKRLKIAKEIGDRAREGRAYGNLGNAYKLLGDYQKAIEYHEKRLKIAKEIGDRAGEGRAYGNLGNAYQSLGDYQKAIEYHEKDLKIAKEIGDRAGEGRAFHKIGIRFFSLGQF